The proteins below come from a single Salinivibrio kushneri genomic window:
- a CDS encoding (deoxy)nucleoside triphosphate pyrophosphohydrolase — MKQSKQSSSLRVVAGVATQGHQVLVAQRQPDTQFISWWEFPGGKVEQGESDQQALAREWREEFGVDIQVGAPILETEFDYGDKVIVLCSFWCDIIDGTLALNQHQALYWSEPRRLDAGVFSAADRPLIETLRHHFDTESACTGAEKADAMIQASL; from the coding sequence ATGAAGCAGTCAAAACAATCCTCTTCCCTTCGTGTTGTCGCCGGTGTTGCGACCCAAGGCCATCAAGTATTGGTGGCACAACGCCAACCGGATACGCAGTTTATTAGTTGGTGGGAGTTCCCTGGGGGCAAAGTCGAGCAAGGCGAGAGCGACCAGCAAGCACTCGCGCGAGAATGGCGAGAAGAATTTGGGGTTGATATCCAAGTTGGCGCCCCGATTTTGGAAACCGAATTCGATTACGGCGACAAAGTGATCGTACTTTGCAGCTTTTGGTGTGACATTATTGATGGAACGTTAGCACTGAACCAGCATCAGGCTCTGTACTGGAGTGAGCCTCGTCGCCTCGATGCTGGAGTGTTCAGTGCCGCGGATCGCCCGTTGATTGAAACATTGCGTCATCACTTTGACACTGAGTCGGCCTGCACAGGCGCCGAGAAAGCCGACGCCATGATTCAAGCGTCGTTATGA
- a CDS encoding YecA family protein — translation MSTLVTLSEHWEGMPASFIEGALLAANICPAPLDPDTWLSVLVTAGIEEDGEVVSLNQDDKQTVLAHLEQQYHALMRNDYVLPDSLMLSMRGELAQAFAEGFLAVWPYVEPHWHEVTLNDGSRRMLSALVTSMLLLHDEAGTLAQMKEVGIDVEPGQYIEQLDLMIQEVAKAADEAQQGTHGAHQVNPFKSIGRNDPCPCGSGAKFKKCCGR, via the coding sequence ATGTCAACACTAGTAACACTCTCTGAGCACTGGGAGGGGATGCCTGCCAGTTTTATTGAAGGTGCCCTCCTGGCCGCAAATATATGCCCGGCTCCTTTAGACCCTGATACCTGGCTGTCGGTGCTAGTGACTGCAGGAATCGAAGAGGACGGGGAGGTCGTTAGCCTCAATCAAGACGATAAGCAGACAGTACTGGCACATCTTGAGCAGCAATATCACGCCCTTATGCGTAATGATTATGTATTGCCGGATAGCTTAATGCTGTCGATGCGTGGCGAACTCGCGCAAGCTTTCGCCGAAGGTTTTTTAGCTGTCTGGCCTTATGTCGAGCCGCATTGGCACGAGGTAACGCTCAATGATGGCAGTCGTCGAATGCTTTCTGCCTTGGTGACCAGCATGTTGCTGCTGCACGATGAAGCTGGGACTTTAGCTCAAATGAAAGAGGTCGGCATTGATGTTGAGCCCGGGCAATACATTGAGCAACTGGATTTAATGATCCAAGAAGTGGCGAAAGCGGCGGATGAAGCACAACAAGGCACGCATGGTGCGCACCAGGTCAACCCATTTAAATCGATAGGCCGAAATGATCCTTGCCCATGTGGCAGTGGCGCAAAATTTAAAAAATGTTGTGGGCGTTAA
- the nhaB gene encoding Na(+)/H(+) antiporter NhaB, with protein MTLRTAFLKNFLGKAPDWYKLAIVGFLILNPIVFAIDPFIAGWLLVVEFIFTLAMALKCYPLQPGGLLAIEAVAIGMTSPAQVKHELVANVEVLLLLVFMVAGIYFMKQLLLFIFTKILLGIRSKIALSLAFCGAAAALSAFLDALTVIAVVISVAVGFYSIYHRVASGKEFGANHDHTSDESLSDELSRNDLENYRAFLRSLLMHAGVGTALGGVMTMVGEPQNLIIADQASWHFGEFILRMAPVTLPVFFAGLLTCALVEKFAWFGYGAHLPHNVLKILVEYDKAQRAKRTPQDIAKLVVQALIAVWLITALALHLAAVGLIGLSIIILATAFTGVVDEHHIGKAFEEALPFTALLAVFFSVVAVIIDQHLFAPVIDMVLSLEGHLQLTMFYIANGLLSMVSDNVFVGTVYINEVKTALLNGVIGREQFDMLAVAINTGTNLPSVATPNGQAAFLFLLTSTLAPLLRLSYGRMVYMALPYTIVMGVLGVIGIEFFLVPATEWMLHQGWISEAIHMTQQAIPSAH; from the coding sequence ATGACACTCAGAACTGCGTTTCTTAAGAACTTTCTCGGCAAAGCACCTGATTGGTACAAATTAGCCATTGTTGGCTTTTTGATCCTTAACCCAATTGTTTTCGCGATCGACCCTTTTATCGCTGGCTGGCTACTGGTGGTTGAGTTTATTTTCACCCTCGCGATGGCTCTGAAATGCTACCCGCTGCAACCCGGAGGTTTGCTGGCGATTGAGGCGGTCGCCATTGGCATGACCAGTCCCGCGCAAGTCAAACACGAATTAGTTGCCAACGTTGAGGTTCTGCTACTCCTTGTCTTTATGGTGGCGGGGATCTATTTTATGAAACAGCTACTGCTGTTTATTTTCACCAAAATCCTATTGGGCATCCGCTCGAAAATCGCCTTGTCATTGGCCTTTTGTGGCGCGGCAGCGGCACTCTCTGCCTTTTTGGATGCCTTAACCGTGATTGCGGTGGTGATCAGTGTCGCGGTAGGCTTTTACTCCATTTACCACCGCGTGGCGTCCGGAAAAGAGTTCGGCGCTAACCATGATCATACTTCAGATGAAAGCTTAAGCGACGAGCTGAGCCGCAACGATTTGGAAAACTATCGAGCGTTTTTGCGCAGCCTACTAATGCATGCTGGCGTGGGCACCGCCCTCGGGGGCGTGATGACCATGGTTGGCGAACCACAAAACTTGATCATTGCCGACCAAGCCAGCTGGCATTTCGGTGAATTTATTCTCCGAATGGCCCCCGTCACACTGCCGGTTTTCTTCGCAGGCTTACTGACCTGTGCTCTGGTCGAGAAGTTTGCTTGGTTCGGTTATGGCGCACACCTGCCTCACAATGTATTAAAAATCTTGGTGGAATATGATAAAGCACAGCGGGCAAAACGTACGCCTCAGGATATCGCCAAGTTGGTGGTACAAGCACTGATTGCGGTGTGGCTGATCACCGCTCTCGCCTTGCATTTAGCCGCTGTGGGCCTTATTGGTTTAAGCATTATCATTCTTGCCACTGCTTTTACGGGCGTCGTCGATGAGCACCATATCGGCAAAGCCTTTGAGGAAGCGCTACCGTTCACCGCGCTATTGGCGGTCTTTTTCTCTGTGGTGGCAGTGATCATTGACCAACACTTGTTTGCGCCTGTCATCGATATGGTGCTGTCGCTGGAAGGCCACCTGCAACTGACCATGTTTTATATCGCCAATGGCCTGCTTTCTATGGTGTCAGACAATGTATTTGTCGGTACCGTGTATATCAACGAGGTAAAAACCGCCCTGCTCAATGGCGTGATTGGCCGCGAGCAATTTGATATGTTGGCTGTAGCAATCAATACAGGGACTAACTTGCCCTCTGTGGCCACGCCTAACGGCCAAGCTGCTTTCTTATTCTTGCTGACCTCAACGCTGGCGCCACTACTGCGTCTTTCATACGGTCGCATGGTGTACATGGCGTTGCCATACACCATTGTGATGGGCGTATTGGGTGTGATTGGCATTGAGTTTTTCTTGGTACCTGCCACCGAGTGGATGCTGCACCAAGGTTGGATTTCCGAAGCCATACATATGACTCAGCAAGCCATACCTAGCGCTCACTAA
- the dsbB gene encoding disulfide bond formation protein DsbB, producing MWRALNQFSRSRASWLLLLLCVVGLEATALYFQHYQGLEPCVMCIYERVALLGIGVAALLGLIAPNDPFWRTLGLLGYGITAGWALKLSLEHVSYQFPDPNQLFGATCDVAVNFPSWAPLNQWVPSVFEAYGDCSKVVWQWLGWSMPQWLVGIFSAMLFVWVLVVIAQFIGRPPRRIFS from the coding sequence ATGTGGCGCGCCTTAAACCAGTTTTCTCGCAGCCGAGCGTCCTGGCTGTTGTTGCTTCTATGTGTTGTCGGGCTAGAAGCCACAGCACTTTATTTTCAACACTATCAAGGACTTGAACCTTGTGTTATGTGTATTTATGAACGCGTCGCGTTATTGGGTATTGGCGTCGCTGCTTTACTTGGATTGATCGCGCCCAACGACCCTTTTTGGCGTACTCTCGGCTTGCTTGGCTATGGCATCACAGCTGGGTGGGCGCTAAAGCTCTCGTTAGAGCACGTGAGCTACCAATTCCCAGACCCTAACCAACTGTTCGGTGCCACCTGTGATGTGGCGGTAAACTTCCCTTCTTGGGCGCCGCTCAACCAATGGGTGCCATCCGTCTTTGAAGCCTACGGTGATTGCAGCAAAGTGGTATGGCAGTGGCTGGGATGGTCAATGCCACAATGGCTGGTTGGTATCTTTTCAGCCATGTTGTTTGTCTGGGTGTTAGTGGTCATTGCCCAGTTTATTGGCCGCCCCCCACGCCGCATTTTTTCATAA
- the fadR gene encoding fatty acid metabolism transcriptional regulator FadR: protein MVIKADSPATFAEKYIIESIWNNHFPKGSILPAERELSELIGVTRTTLREVLQRLARDGWLTIQHGKPTRVNDYMRTSGLSILDTLVTLEGQDVHGVLEDLLAARTDISGVYMRYAAKNRPDDCLNLIDHVIKRCEQVLECESFEQFLELIDEQNEVLKDVKKIQDKYGKQDPALCERICMGRAFNHFDYRLFQGMAHFSGNKVYVLTINGMRQIYSRVGGYYFMDRRACENALSFYNDLRDMIANNQHPMIGDRVKQYGRECGGLWFSNRETIAAHMAEEEA, encoded by the coding sequence ATGGTTATAAAGGCGGATAGCCCAGCAACATTTGCTGAAAAATATATAATTGAAAGTATTTGGAATAATCACTTTCCTAAAGGATCCATTTTACCTGCAGAGCGTGAGCTGTCTGAGCTGATTGGCGTCACTCGCACCACCTTACGTGAAGTGTTGCAGCGCTTGGCGCGCGATGGCTGGTTAACCATTCAACATGGTAAACCAACACGCGTGAATGATTATATGCGTACGTCAGGGCTGAGTATTCTTGATACCCTGGTCACCCTAGAGGGGCAAGATGTTCATGGTGTGCTTGAGGACCTACTCGCGGCGCGCACCGACATCAGTGGCGTGTATATGCGTTATGCGGCGAAAAACCGCCCTGACGATTGCTTGAACCTTATCGATCATGTGATTAAGCGCTGTGAGCAAGTGCTCGAATGCGAGAGCTTTGAGCAATTCTTGGAGCTTATTGATGAACAAAATGAAGTCTTAAAAGACGTTAAGAAGATTCAAGACAAATACGGCAAGCAAGATCCAGCCTTGTGCGAGCGCATTTGTATGGGACGCGCGTTTAATCACTTTGACTATCGTTTGTTCCAAGGAATGGCGCACTTTTCTGGCAACAAGGTGTATGTGTTAACCATTAATGGCATGCGTCAGATTTACTCGCGTGTGGGCGGATATTACTTTATGGACCGCCGCGCCTGTGAAAATGCATTAAGCTTTTACAATGACTTACGTGATATGATAGCCAATAATCAGCACCCAATGATTGGCGATCGAGTCAAACAATACGGACGTGAGTGCGGTGGCTTGTGGTTTAGTAACCGTGAAACGATTGCGGCACACATGGCAGAAGAGGAAGCCTAA
- the dusC gene encoding tRNA dihydrouridine(16) synthase DusC: protein MSQTHQSPPRIVLGPMEGVLDPLMRKLLTEINHYSLCVTEFVRVVDQRLPEKVFHRFCPELAQGGFTTAGTPVRVQLLGQDPHAMAGNAVRAIELGSQGIDINFGCPSKTVNGNRGGAALLKTPEHMFDVVKAVRDAVDPAYTVSAKIRLGFNDLDDYMCIAQAVADAGADELVVHGRTKRDGYKAGTIRWDLIADINQQVAIPVTANGDIWHRDDALRCQAITGCDTLMVCRGALNMPNLGQHIRDDAAPMPWPAVLALLVRYAEQERQGDKAQYFPNRIKQWFKYLRQYYPQADACFKAIRVLNRADEIVRELDKARQQTEFMTQESLCQH, encoded by the coding sequence ATGAGTCAAACACATCAATCACCACCACGTATCGTCTTGGGCCCGATGGAAGGGGTACTCGACCCGTTAATGCGCAAGTTGCTCACCGAGATTAATCACTACAGCCTCTGTGTCACCGAGTTTGTGCGCGTGGTCGACCAACGCTTGCCAGAAAAAGTCTTTCATCGCTTTTGTCCGGAGCTAGCGCAAGGGGGCTTCACCACCGCGGGCACGCCGGTCCGGGTGCAGCTTTTAGGACAAGACCCCCACGCGATGGCGGGTAACGCGGTGCGTGCCATCGAACTGGGCTCGCAAGGAATTGATATTAATTTTGGCTGCCCATCGAAAACCGTCAACGGTAACCGTGGTGGGGCTGCGCTGCTTAAAACCCCAGAGCATATGTTTGATGTGGTCAAAGCCGTGAGAGATGCGGTTGATCCGGCTTATACGGTCAGTGCCAAGATTCGCCTCGGATTTAACGATCTTGATGACTATATGTGTATTGCCCAAGCGGTGGCCGATGCGGGGGCAGATGAGCTGGTGGTACATGGGCGCACCAAGCGCGATGGTTACAAAGCGGGGACCATTCGTTGGGATTTAATTGCCGATATCAACCAACAAGTGGCTATTCCAGTGACGGCCAATGGCGATATTTGGCACCGTGACGATGCACTTCGCTGCCAAGCCATTACCGGTTGTGACACCCTAATGGTTTGCCGTGGGGCGTTAAACATGCCTAACCTCGGTCAGCATATCCGTGATGATGCCGCACCGATGCCTTGGCCTGCCGTACTAGCATTGTTAGTTCGCTATGCCGAGCAAGAGCGCCAAGGGGATAAGGCACAGTATTTCCCCAACCGCATCAAACAATGGTTTAAGTATTTGCGTCAGTATTACCCGCAAGCAGATGCGTGTTTCAAAGCGATTCGTGTATTGAATCGCGCTGATGAAATCGTTCGCGAGCTGGATAAAGCACGTCAACAAACAGAATTCATGACACAGGAAAGCTTATGTCAACACTAG
- a CDS encoding DsbA family protein, translated as MSLSRYIAPFWALLLLALPVSANTLSDTEQAQLDEIVSLLEENPKLIANLNQSLQKFVEQQKTLKENLAARRDWFESDTHSWIGAENPEVTVVNFMDYNCPYCKKLEEELQKLVAAHDDVKVINIAVPLKQQSIESLGTNSAVYAMNVWLEKPEAFAQVHQLLMNKRGMHDARSLEKIAKKTDTEALLEGKEVTGKAVAENYRAFVELGLRGTPAMIIGEQVAPGYLPYPQLEAMVDAARADG; from the coding sequence ATGTCCTTATCTCGCTATATCGCCCCTTTTTGGGCTCTACTGCTTCTGGCTCTTCCTGTCAGTGCGAATACGTTGTCGGATACTGAGCAAGCGCAACTGGACGAAATTGTTAGCTTGTTGGAAGAGAACCCCAAACTGATTGCCAACCTCAACCAGAGTTTGCAAAAGTTTGTTGAACAACAAAAAACGTTAAAGGAAAACCTTGCTGCACGCCGTGATTGGTTTGAATCGGACACCCACAGTTGGATTGGTGCTGAGAACCCTGAAGTCACAGTGGTGAACTTTATGGACTACAACTGCCCATACTGTAAAAAGCTGGAAGAAGAGTTACAGAAATTGGTCGCCGCGCATGATGATGTCAAGGTGATCAATATTGCCGTACCACTCAAACAGCAGAGCATCGAATCACTCGGCACCAATTCAGCGGTGTATGCGATGAATGTGTGGCTGGAAAAACCTGAGGCCTTTGCGCAGGTTCATCAATTATTGATGAACAAACGCGGTATGCATGATGCCCGCTCATTAGAGAAAATTGCCAAGAAAACCGACACAGAGGCGTTGCTAGAAGGCAAAGAGGTGACCGGGAAAGCGGTTGCAGAAAACTATCGCGCCTTTGTTGAGCTGGGGCTCAGAGGCACTCCAGCGATGATCATTGGCGAGCAGGTCGCACCTGGCTATTTGCCGTACCCACAGCTAGAAGCCATGGTTGACGCGGCAAGAGCCGACGGCTAA
- a CDS encoding PrkA family serine protein kinase — protein MTIFDHYRQRYEEAKDEEMSLQEFLDLCREDRGAYANAAERLLMAIGEPEKIDTSLDPRLSRIFSNRVISRYKTFEDFYGMEDSIEQIVSYLKHAAQGLEERKQILYLLGPVGGGKSSLAEKLKSLMQQMPIYVLTANGERSPVNDHPFCLFDAEEDGHLLEKEYDIPHRYIRHIMSPWAAKRLKEFGGDISQFKVVKLRPSILNQVGVAKTEPGDENNQDISSLVGKVDIRQLEHYSQDDPDAYSYSGALCRANQGMMEFVEMFKAPIKVLHPLLTATQEGNYNGTEGLSALPFDGIILAHSNESEWQSFRNNKNNEAFLDRVYIVKVPYCLRVSDEIRIYNKLLSSSELRHAPCSPSTLDILARFSVLSRLKDPENSSIYSKMRVYDGETLKDTDPKAKSYQEYRDFAGVDEGMDGLSTRFAFKILSRVFNFDHAEVAANPVHLFYVLEQQIEREQFPQEVAERYLEHLKGYLIPKYIEFIGKEIQTAYLESYSEYGQNIFDRYVTYADFWIQDQEFRDPDTGQLFDRSALNAELEKIEKPAGISNPKDFRNEIVNFVLRARANNEGKNPAWTSYEKLKTVIEKKMFSNTEDLLPVISFNTKTSSEEQKKHDDFVARMMEKGYTRKQVRLLAEWYLRVRKSS, from the coding sequence ATGACTATTTTCGATCACTATCGTCAGCGTTACGAAGAAGCGAAAGACGAGGAAATGAGCCTTCAAGAATTCTTGGATCTGTGCCGAGAGGATCGCGGCGCGTATGCCAATGCAGCAGAGCGTTTGCTGATGGCCATTGGCGAGCCAGAAAAAATTGATACATCGCTTGACCCGCGGCTCAGTCGTATCTTCTCCAACCGAGTGATTTCCCGCTACAAAACCTTCGAAGACTTTTATGGCATGGAAGACTCGATTGAGCAAATCGTCTCGTATCTCAAGCACGCAGCGCAAGGCTTGGAAGAGCGCAAACAAATTCTCTATTTGCTCGGGCCTGTTGGTGGGGGTAAATCATCCTTAGCCGAGAAACTAAAAAGCTTGATGCAACAAATGCCTATCTATGTTCTGACGGCTAACGGTGAGCGCAGCCCGGTCAACGACCATCCGTTCTGTTTATTTGATGCCGAGGAAGACGGCCATCTGCTCGAGAAAGAGTATGATATCCCACACCGTTATATCCGTCATATTATGTCACCTTGGGCCGCGAAACGCTTAAAAGAGTTTGGTGGCGATATTAGCCAATTTAAAGTGGTTAAATTGCGTCCGTCCATTCTCAACCAAGTCGGTGTGGCCAAAACTGAACCCGGGGATGAGAACAACCAAGACATCTCGTCACTGGTGGGTAAAGTTGACATCCGCCAGCTTGAACACTATTCACAAGATGACCCCGATGCCTACTCCTACTCTGGTGCGCTGTGTCGCGCCAACCAAGGGATGATGGAGTTCGTCGAAATGTTCAAGGCGCCGATAAAGGTGCTCCACCCGTTATTAACCGCCACCCAAGAAGGCAACTATAACGGCACAGAAGGCCTGTCAGCACTGCCGTTTGATGGCATCATTCTCGCACACTCAAACGAGTCCGAGTGGCAATCGTTCCGCAACAACAAAAACAACGAAGCCTTCCTCGACCGTGTCTATATCGTCAAAGTGCCCTATTGCTTGCGCGTGTCAGACGAAATTCGAATCTACAATAAGCTGCTATCTTCCAGTGAGCTACGCCATGCGCCTTGCTCACCCAGCACACTGGATATATTGGCGCGCTTCTCTGTGCTTTCACGGCTAAAAGATCCTGAAAACTCGAGCATTTATTCAAAAATGCGCGTGTATGATGGTGAGACGTTGAAAGATACGGATCCTAAAGCGAAGTCCTACCAAGAGTACCGTGATTTTGCTGGTGTTGATGAGGGTATGGATGGGCTATCGACCCGTTTCGCGTTCAAAATCTTGTCACGGGTGTTTAACTTCGACCATGCGGAAGTTGCTGCCAACCCTGTGCATTTGTTCTACGTGCTAGAGCAACAGATTGAGCGAGAGCAGTTCCCGCAAGAAGTCGCTGAACGCTATCTTGAGCACCTTAAAGGCTACTTGATTCCCAAATACATCGAGTTTATCGGTAAAGAGATCCAAACCGCTTACCTCGAGTCGTACTCCGAATACGGGCAAAACATTTTTGACCGTTACGTCACCTATGCTGACTTCTGGATCCAAGATCAAGAATTCCGCGATCCAGATACTGGCCAGTTGTTTGACCGCTCAGCACTCAATGCTGAATTGGAAAAAATCGAGAAACCGGCGGGCATCAGTAACCCGAAAGATTTCCGTAACGAAATCGTCAACTTTGTCCTCCGCGCACGCGCCAACAATGAGGGTAAAAACCCAGCATGGACCAGCTATGAGAAACTGAAAACCGTCATTGAGAAGAAGATGTTCTCCAATACCGAAGATTTACTTCCAGTGATTTCCTTCAATACCAAAACCTCGAGCGAAGAGCAGAAGAAACACGACGATTTTGTCGCTCGTATGATGGAAAAAGGCTATACCCGCAAGCAAGTTCGCTTGCTCGCAGAGTGGTATTTGCGCGTGCGTAAATCATCGTAG
- a CDS encoding YeaH/YhbH family protein encodes MAHFIDRRLNGKNKSTVNRQRFLRRHKRQIKESIADAVNNRSITDVESGEDISIPSRDIREPTFHQGKGGQRDAVHPGNDQFSPGDRIARPPGGEGGGGAGEGQASPDGEGQDEFVFQISKDEYLDLLFEDLELPNLKKNQMNKMVEYKTHRAGYTSNGVPSNIAIVRSLQNSLARRTAMSAGKRRELAELEEALERVREAEPAQPLEVKRLEEEITVLKRKIAAVPFIDTFDLRYKNYEKRPQPSSQAVMFCLMDVSGSMDQATKDIAKRFYILLYLFLTRTYKNVEVVFIRHHTQAKEVDEHEFFYSQETGGTIVSSALRLMDEIIKDRYDPTEWNVYAAQASDGDNWADDSPGCRELLQNTLLPVSRYYAYIEITRRAHQTLWREYEALAQSHDNFAMQNIRSAEEIFPVFRELFKRQVEA; translated from the coding sequence ATGGCGCATTTTATTGATCGTCGTCTCAATGGCAAAAATAAAAGCACTGTCAATCGACAGCGCTTTTTACGCCGACACAAACGGCAAATTAAAGAGTCCATTGCTGACGCCGTCAACAACCGCTCGATCACAGATGTTGAAAGTGGAGAGGATATTTCTATCCCTTCTCGTGACATTCGTGAACCGACTTTCCACCAAGGTAAAGGGGGACAGCGTGATGCTGTCCACCCTGGTAATGATCAATTCAGCCCAGGGGATCGTATCGCTCGTCCCCCCGGTGGCGAAGGCGGCGGCGGTGCCGGAGAAGGACAAGCCAGTCCTGATGGCGAAGGCCAAGATGAATTCGTCTTTCAAATATCAAAAGACGAGTATTTGGATCTCTTGTTCGAAGATCTTGAGCTTCCGAACCTGAAGAAAAACCAAATGAATAAAATGGTGGAGTACAAAACGCATCGCGCAGGATATACCTCAAATGGGGTGCCCTCGAATATTGCCATTGTACGTTCACTGCAAAACTCACTGGCACGACGCACGGCGATGTCAGCCGGCAAACGCCGAGAACTGGCAGAGCTTGAAGAAGCGCTTGAGCGCGTGCGCGAGGCCGAGCCTGCACAACCACTTGAAGTGAAACGACTCGAAGAAGAAATCACGGTATTGAAGCGCAAAATCGCCGCGGTTCCGTTCATCGATACCTTTGACTTACGGTATAAAAACTACGAAAAGCGGCCACAGCCAAGTAGCCAAGCCGTGATGTTTTGCTTGATGGATGTGTCTGGTTCGATGGACCAAGCGACTAAAGATATCGCCAAACGGTTTTATATCCTGCTTTATCTTTTCCTTACACGCACTTATAAAAACGTGGAGGTAGTCTTTATTCGCCATCACACGCAGGCGAAAGAAGTCGATGAGCACGAGTTTTTTTACTCACAGGAGACGGGCGGCACGATTGTATCCAGCGCCCTGCGGCTTATGGATGAAATCATCAAAGATAGGTATGACCCGACAGAATGGAACGTCTATGCGGCACAAGCCTCGGATGGCGACAATTGGGCCGATGACTCACCCGGTTGCCGAGAACTACTGCAAAACACCCTGTTGCCGGTCAGCCGTTATTACGCCTATATCGAAATCACCCGCCGCGCGCATCAAACACTGTGGCGTGAATATGAGGCGTTGGCGCAAAGCCATGACAACTTTGCAATGCAAAACATTCGCTCAGCGGAGGAAATTTTCCCCGTGTTCCGCGAATTGTTTAAGCGTCAGGTCGAAGCCTGA
- a CDS encoding SpoVR family protein: protein MAVTKGKRNTPLHDGPDWTFDLLEQYHKEIKRVAEHYKLDTYPNQIEIIAAEQMMDAYSSVGMPINYNHWSFGKKFIETERNYKHGYMGLAYEIVINSNPCISYLMEENTITMQALVMAHACYGHNSFFKGNYLFQTWTDAGSIIDYLLFAKNYISECEEKYGLAEVENLIDSCHALMNYGVDRYKRPQKISLAEEKARQKAREDYLQTQVNELWRTIPSGQKEQEEEKRRFPAEPQENLLYFFEKHSPLLEPWQREIVRIVRKVSQYFYPQKQTQVMNEGWATFWHYTILNHLYDEGLVTDSFIMEFLHSHTNVVAQPPYNSQFYSGINPYALGFAMFQDIRRMCETPTEEDKYWFPDIAGKDWLETVHFAMANFKDESFISQFLSPKVMRDMKFFAVNDDDRQSYIEVTSIHNEQGYRQLREDLSAQYNLSNREPNIQVFDVDLRGNRSLTLRYVPHNRIPLAKSYEEVLKHVHRLWGFEVILEEETSEGRGKILSSCPKRPQFDPDILMGSH from the coding sequence ATGGCTGTCACCAAAGGTAAACGTAACACTCCACTTCATGATGGACCCGATTGGACCTTTGACCTGCTCGAGCAGTATCACAAGGAAATCAAACGTGTCGCTGAACACTACAAGCTGGATACTTATCCAAACCAAATCGAAATCATTGCCGCTGAGCAAATGATGGATGCTTACTCAAGCGTCGGGATGCCCATCAATTACAACCATTGGTCGTTTGGTAAAAAGTTTATCGAGACCGAACGCAACTACAAACACGGGTACATGGGGCTTGCTTACGAGATAGTGATTAACTCCAATCCGTGTATTTCTTATTTGATGGAAGAAAACACCATCACCATGCAAGCGCTGGTGATGGCACATGCCTGTTATGGCCACAATTCCTTTTTCAAAGGCAATTACCTGTTTCAAACTTGGACAGACGCAGGCTCCATTATTGATTACCTGCTTTTTGCAAAAAATTACATCAGTGAATGTGAAGAAAAGTACGGCCTGGCAGAAGTAGAAAACCTGATCGACTCCTGCCATGCGCTGATGAACTATGGGGTCGATCGCTATAAGCGGCCGCAAAAGATCTCTCTTGCTGAAGAAAAAGCGCGTCAAAAGGCACGAGAGGACTACCTGCAGACGCAAGTCAATGAACTCTGGCGTACCATCCCAAGTGGCCAAAAAGAGCAAGAAGAAGAAAAACGCCGCTTCCCTGCCGAGCCACAAGAGAATCTGTTGTACTTTTTTGAAAAGCACTCTCCACTGCTTGAGCCATGGCAGCGAGAAATCGTGCGGATAGTGCGTAAAGTCAGCCAGTACTTTTACCCGCAAAAGCAAACTCAGGTGATGAACGAAGGTTGGGCGACATTTTGGCACTACACCATACTCAATCATCTGTATGACGAGGGCTTGGTCACTGACAGCTTCATTATGGAGTTTTTACATAGCCACACCAATGTGGTGGCACAACCGCCTTACAACAGCCAGTTCTATTCCGGCATTAACCCTTACGCGCTCGGGTTTGCCATGTTTCAGGACATTCGCCGAATGTGTGAAACCCCCACAGAAGAAGATAAATACTGGTTCCCCGATATCGCGGGAAAAGACTGGTTAGAAACCGTGCATTTTGCCATGGCAAACTTTAAAGATGAGAGCTTTATCAGCCAGTTTCTATCGCCCAAAGTGATGCGGGATATGAAGTTTTTCGCCGTCAATGACGATGATCGGCAAAGCTACATTGAAGTGACCAGTATTCATAATGAACAAGGTTATCGCCAATTACGTGAAGATCTCTCCGCGCAGTATAATCTCAGTAACCGCGAACCGAATATTCAAGTGTTCGATGTCGATTTACGTGGCAACCGCTCACTCACGCTTCGCTACGTGCCTCATAATCGGATCCCGCTCGCCAAATCTTATGAAGAAGTGCTCAAGCACGTCCATCGGCTGTGGGGGTTTGAAGTGATCCTCGAAGAAGAAACCAGTGAAGGGCGAGGAAAAATACTGAGTAGCTGTCCCAAGCGGCCACAGTTTGATCCTGATATCTTAATGGGCAGTCACTAA